One Plasmodium vivax chromosome 13, whole genome shotgun sequence genomic region harbors:
- a CDS encoding hypothetical protein, conserved (encoded by transcript PVX_084635A; Apicoplast targeted protein. Curated by Stuart Ralph, Walter and Eliza Hall Institute of Medical Research, Australia.), with amino-acid sequence MLFLIKNLIGCALLLFVVNTHLHGRWHKWQEELHWGRVLNGVKTPSCVHPNRNKWPYNINRNCKPKSYLYVQNKKRRKRQAYKLNRYKACSIFSIFDKSNEGKKKRGGRPSDGGVPQEGKQPSAEVPQEGKQPSVEVPQEGKQPSVEVPQEGKQPSVEVPQEGKQPSAEVPQVGKQPSGGVPQVGKPPTGGAPPGEVPPLSTPHGCESEGCIELSNLESNPKEALKNVATYKQHLENFKSRVILSLQTIFCSYTKGIDKKDNLRGFVLHILSDFERKHLEHTHLADVQNMRNEKVREEYLQSNYNCFLDIVKTIEENLYNILLYKIQSVKLKALDDIKETVLSHRESNADYISYVNHVNKTFEAYEKKLQSLLPASFKFSLYERMSRDSGVAEEEQRKRHPSSLSNFAYHFPMEKYEQLIKKNINYVKKLSHDLTKKKKKRLIKEIERSKNYQNILHIIDNQQKQIEILQEQLEANVEGFPGKYSPFHCAVAYRIPDTNLNISTQYVKGKFNVKLNCIPDDSLHLLGSYGFVKALPFGNLGLSFSLNF; translated from the coding sequence atgctatttttaattaagaaCCTGATTGGATGCGCACTTCTCCTGTTCGTGGTGAACACACATCTGCATGGGAGATGGCACAAATGGCAGGAGGAACTGCACTGGGGCAGAGTCCTCAACGGAGTAAAGACCCCCAGTTGTGTCCATCCGAACAGGAATAAGTGGCCATACAACATTAACAGAAATTGCAAGCCAAAAAGTTACCTGTACGttcagaataaaaaaagaaggaaacgCCAGGCGTACAAGCTTAACAGGTATAAGGCCTGCTCGATTTTTTCAATCTTTGATAAGAGcaatgaggggaaaaagaagaggggggggcggccaTCCGATGGAGGAGTACCacaggaggggaagcaaccCAGTGCAGAAGTACCacaggaggggaagcaaccCAGTGTAGAAGTGCCacaggaggggaagcaaccCAGTGTAGAAGTGCCacaggaggggaagcaaccCAGTGTAGAAGTGCCacaggaggggaagcaaccCAGTGCAGAAGTGCCACAAGTGGGGAAACAACCCTCCGGAGGAGTACCACAAGTGGGGAAGCCACCCACCGGAGGAGCACCACCGGGGGAGGTGCCCCCGCTGAGCACCCCCCACGGGTGCGAATCGGAGGGATGCATCGAGCTTAGCAACCTGGAGAGCAACCCCAAAGAGGCGCTAAAAAACGTGGCCACATACAAACAGCATTTAGAAAACTTCAAAAGCAGAGTGATTCTATCGCTTCAAACGATCTTCTGTTCATATACGAAGGGCATAGATAAGAAGGACAACTTGAGAGGCTTCGTCCTCCACATACTGAGCGACTTTGAGCGGAAGCACCTCGAGCACACACACCTAGCGGATGTGCAGAATatgcgaaatgaaaaagtgaGGGAAGAATATCTGCAGAGCAATTACAACTGCTTCCTCGATATCGTTAAGACGATTGAGGAGAATCTGTACAacattttattgtataaaattCAGTCCGTCAAGTTGAAGGCATTGGACGATATTAAAGAAACGGTCCTCTCGCACAGGGAAAGCAACGCGGATTACATTTCCTACGTTAATCATGTTAATAAAACGTTCGAAGCGTATGAAAAGAAGTTGCAGAGTTTACTCCCCGCgagttttaaattttccctaTACGAAAGGATGAGCAGGGACAGCGGCGTtgcggaggaggagcagcggaAGCGGCATCCCTCCAGTCTCTCCAACTTTGCGTACCACTTTCCgatggaaaaatatgaacagttaataaaaaaaaatataaattacgtaaaaaaattatcgcACGAtttgaccaaaaaaaagaagaaaaggctCATTAAAGAAATTGAGCGAAGCAAgaattatcaaaatattttacacatCATAGACAATCAACAAAAGCAAATTGAGATTTTGCAGGAACAACTCGAGGCAAACGTGGAAGGTTTCCCTGGGAAGTACTCCCCCTTCCACTGCGCAGTTGCCTACAGGATCCCGGACACGAATTTGAACATCTCAACGCAGTACGTTAAGGGGAAATTTAATGTCAAGCTGAATTGCATTCCGGACGACTCCTTGCATTTGTTGGGGTCGTACGGGTTTGTGAAGGCCCTCCCCTTCGGTAACTTGGGGCTGTCCTTCTCGCTGAACTTTTAA
- a CDS encoding hypothetical protein (encoded by transcript PVX_084640A), whose protein sequence is MRVTPLWILSFLFALALAHALENEVKQEIAVIHKNVVKKVPLKKWGDLVNDSISVIIEANSLKNKKLQEQDLVIWNNGKRMNEKYFNSDHFRRGNKNVYVFLSGQIAGANCFTAENIYNTLADQVTKYTGVIKKYLHLDDNASEEWTSMKELLLLLMKSKDLRDLVVGIKTDEHIEAVRQKILELTQKNKNYQIFFDILREHKIVYNILNSKDKWKTFVKENLANLKKLLEPYYANVRADDL, encoded by the exons ATGAGAGTAACCCCCCTGTGGATACTAAGCTTCCTCTTTGCCCTCGCGTTGGCACACGCCCTTGAAAAT gaAGTTAAGCAAGAAATCGCAGTCATCCACAAGAACGTCGTGAAGAAGGTGCCGCTGAAAAAGTGGGGCGACTTGGTGAATGACTCCATCAGTGTGATAATCGAAGCGAACagtttaaaaaacaaaaaactaCAGGAGCAAGATTTGGTCATTTGGAACAATGGCAAGCGCATGaatgagaaatattttaattcgGATCACTTccgaaggggaaacaaaaatgtgtacgtCTTTCTGTCTGGCCAG aTCGCCGGGGCAAACTGCTTCACCGCGGAGAACATTTACAACACCCTGGCGGACCAAGTCACCAAGTACACAggggttataaaaaaatatctgcACCTGGATGACAACGCCAGCGAGGAATGGACCTCCATGAAGGAGCTCCTGTTACTCTTAATGAAATCGAAGGACCTGAGGGACCTGGTCGTTGGCATCAAAACGGACGAGCATATCGAAGCTGTGAGGCAGAAGATCCTGGAGCTGACGCAGAAGAATAAAAACTACCAAATCTTTTTTGACATTCTGAGGGAGCACAAAATTGTCTACAACATCCTCAACAGCAAGGACAAGTGGAAGACCTTCGTCAAGGAGAACCTcgccaatttgaagaagctgctgGAGCCCTACTACGCCAATGTGCGCGCGGACGACTTGTGA
- a CDS encoding hypothetical protein, conserved (encoded by transcript PVX_084645A), with protein sequence MASKEPSHGNSNSNSNSKSNLFFLAVSKNKATVYEYDVSFSSCIVEDIEEQIKRSEADGGVPGESAKRECADVKESRSNGTLAATHAKKTGNKFNNDFVINRGIRIYKEFDDVELATCTNDYKKIILVRKGNLHVAEVIELQGETNGSSFQIRAKTPIKAICSSPKDSHLVLYCQYKPEVSAHNLFVYRVGGVAGKKKKKKKKGDAAGKGGQRDGSEQSDDECGEGGQNEQHDQHNQHELPNQHNQHELPNQHNPLNAVAPPVRVDTLKSYSSKTWPFYKWSDSESVCALRMNSSIFVYKDNDFASYVSKAHFENLEFFDVSPEQSKKKGVLLATYERGSKGKPSVFKIFNSSNLQSHLYTKSFFNSDEMKLSWNKNATAVLLNVHTQVDKEKQYYYGLSNLFFIETEKYSEVNIMTDRGQIYDCIWSYNQNKFYVCKGDIPAEIVSYDRCANVAHSFGRHKFNTLKLNGSEKLLLTGGFGNLSGDITLWNTSTKKEVTKTKSSCAVVCEFFNDGKHFLTATTHPRLRVDNHLKIFTHNGFIVSRINFEELYNVIILPLNKIKFCETDASLGTYVENSNAQMYIHKQLGIDSKKTGVYRAPGTSAAASFTLNGFMNAKKTTQRLSKPKTPGANFVQEQKKKAPQKKKKKKKNQQTGEGDAEADTQENAEEDAQEDEP encoded by the coding sequence ATGGCGTCGAAGGAGCCAAGCCAcggcaacagcaacagcaacagtAACAGCAAGAGCAACCTGTTCTTCCTGGCGGTGAGCAAAAACAAGGCAACGGTGTACGAGTACGACGTAAGCTTCAGCAGCTGCATTGTTGAGGATATAGAGGAGCAGATCAAACGGAGCGAAGCGGATGGCGGGGTCCCCGGCGAAAGTGCGAAACGCGAGTGCGCTGATGTGAAGGAGAGCAGGAGCAATGGGACCCTGGCCGCAACGCACGcgaaaaaaacggggaaCAAATTCAACAACGACTTTGTGATCAACCGGGGCATTCGCATTTACAAAGAGTTCGACGATGTGGAGCTAGCCACTTGCACAAacgattataaaaaaataattctggTGAGGAAGGGCAACTTACACGTGGCAGAAGTGATAGAGTTACAGGGGGAGACGAATGGGTCTTCCTTTCAAATCAGGGCGAAGACGCCCATAAAGGCAATTTGTAGCAGCCCTAAGGACAGCCACCTGGTGCTGTACTGCCAGTACAAGCCGGAGGTGTCAGCGCACAATTTGTTCGTGTATAGGGTTGGCGGGGTGgctgggaagaagaagaaaaagaagaaaaagggggatgcCGCCGGCAAGGGGGGCCAGCGCGACGGCTCAGAGCAAAGCGATGATGAGTGCGGGGAGGGCGGCCAGAACGAGCAGCACGATCAGCACAACCAGCACGAACTGCCCAACCAGCACAACCAGCACGAACTGCCCAACCAGCACAACCCGCTTAACGCTGTGGCTCCGCCCGTGCGCGTGGACACGCTGAAAAGCTACAGCAGCAAGACGTGGCCCTTCTACAAGTGGAGCGACAGCGAGTCCGTGTGTGCCCTCCGAATGAACAGCAGCATTTTTGTGTATAAGGACAACGACTTCGCGTCCTACGTAAGCAAGGcgcattttgaaaatttggAATTCTTTGACGTCTCCCCTGagcaaagtaaaaaaaaaggagtcctCCTGGCGACATACGAAAGAGGGAGTAAGGGCAAGCCAtccgtttttaaaatttttaattcgtcCAATTTGCAGAGTCATTTATACACCAAGTCCTTTTTCAATTCAGATGAGATGAAACTCAGTTGGAACAAAAATGCCACTGCCGTTTTGCtaaatgtacacacacaGGTAGATAAGGAGAAGCAGTACTACTACGGACttagcaatttattttttatagaaaCAGAAAAGTATAGCGAAGTGAACATAATGACAGATCGAGGCCAAATCTATGATTGCATCTGGTCGTATAATCAAAATAAGTTTTACGTTTGCAAAGGAGACATCCCAGCAGAAATTGTTTCATATGACAGATGTGCTAATGTAGCTCATTCGTTTGGAAGGCATAAATTTAACACCTTAAAATTGAATGGCTCTGAAAAGCTGCTTCTAACAGGTGGCTTTGGGAATTTAAGTGGAGACATCACCCTGTGGAATACCTCCACTAAGAAGGAAGTCACAAAAACGAAATCGTCATGTGCAGTCGTCtgcgaattttttaatgatggGAAGCATTTCTTAACTGCTACGACTCACCCAAGACTTCGGGTGGACAACCATTTGAAAATCTTTACGCATAATGGATTTATCGTCAGCAGaataaattttgaagaattatACAACGTTATTATTCTTCCCCTTAACAAGATTAAATTTTGTGAAACGGATGCTTCTCTGGGTACCTACGTGGAAAACTCCAATGCGCagatgtacatacataagCAGCTCGGGATCGATTCTAAGAAAACTGGCGTTTACAGGGCCCCTGGGACATCTGCCGCGGCGAGCTTCACCCTAAATGGGTTTATGAATGCCAAGAAGACTACGCAGAGGCTTAGCAAGCCAAAAACACCGGGCGCCAACTTCGTGCaggagcagaagaagaaggcccctcagaagaagaagaaaaagaagaagaatcagcaaacgggggagggcGATGCGGAGGCGGACACCCAGGAGAACGCCGAAGAGGACGCCCAGGAGGACGAACCGTAG
- a CDS encoding DnaJ domain containing protein (encoded by transcript PVX_084650A) encodes MFFSSGFPFDSMGGQQARRKREVNNSKYYEVLNLKKNCTTDEVKKAYRKLAIIHHPDKGGDPEKFKEISRAYEVLSDEEKRKLYDEYGEEGLENGEQPADATDLFDFILNAGKGKKKRGEDIVSEVKVTLEQLYNGATKKLAISKDVICANCEGHGGPKDAKVDCKQCNGRGTKTYMRYHSSVLHQTEVTCNGCRGKGKIFNEKDKCANCKGGCVLKTRKIIEVYIPKGAPNKHKIVFNGEADEKPNVITGNLVVILNEKPHQLFRREGVDLFITHKISLYESLTGFVAEIMHLDERKILVDCTNSGFVRHGDIREIAEEGMPTYKDPFKKGNLYITFEVEYPMDLVITNEKKEILKVLKKQNEIEKKYDLENSECEVVTCQAVDKEYLKQRLSKQQQQEAYDDEDHQPEMEGQRVACAQQ; translated from the exons atgtttttctcttCTGGTTTCCCCTTCGATTCTATGGGCGGGCAACAGGCCCGTAGGAAAAGAGAA gtaaacaattcaaaatattatgaagttttgaatttaaaaaaaaactgcacaacggatgaagtaaaaaaagcgTACAGAAAACTAGCTATAATACATCACCCAGATAAGGGAGGAGACCCAGAGAAATTTAAAGAGATCTCGAGAGCGTACGAAGTTCTGTCTGATgaggaaaagaggaaattgTACGACGAGTACGGAGAGGAAGGCCTCGAAAATGGAGAACAGCCAGCCGACGCAACCGACCTGTTTGACTTCATACTGAATGcaggaaagggaaagaaaaagagaggAGAAGATATTGTAAGCGAAGTGAAGGTAACTCTGGAGCAGCTATACAACGGAGCGACCAAAAAATTAGCTATCAGTAAAGATGTTATATGTGCCAATTGTGAAGGTCACGGTGGGCCAAAGGATGCCAAAGTGGATTGCAAGCAGTGCAACGGAAGAGGAACGAAAACGTACATGAGGTATCACTCCAGTGTGTTACATCAAACGGAAGTGACCTGCAACGGATGTagaggaaagggaaaaatatttaacgaAAAGGATAAGTGTGCAAATTGTAAAGGAGGATGCGTTttaaaaacaagaaaaattattgaagTGTATATTCCAAAGGGAGCCCCCAACAAACACAAAATAGTGTTCAATGGAGAAGCAGACGAAAAGCCAAATGTAATTACAGGAAATCTCGTCGTCATACTGAATGAGAAACCGCATCAGCTATTTAGGAGAGAAGGAGTCGATTTGTTTATCACTCATAAGATTTCCCTATACGAATCGCTAACCGGATTTGTTGCGGAAATTATGCACCTAgatgaaaggaaaattttagTGGACTGTACAAACTCGGGTTTTGTGAGACATGGAGATATTAGAGAAATCGCGGAAGAGGGAATGCCAACGTATAAGGACCCTTTTAAGAAGGGGAACCTGTACATTACGTTCGAGGTGGAGTACCCCATGGATTTGGTCATAACaaatgagaagaaggaaatctTGAAGGTtttgaaaaagcaaaatgaaattgaAAAGAAATACGATTTGGAAAATAGCGAATGTGAAGTGGTTACTTGCCAGGCCGTCGACAAGGAGTACCTGAAGCAGAGACTCAGcaagcagcagcagcaggaggcCTACGATGACGAGGATCATCAGCCCGAGATGGAGGGCCAGAGAGTGGCCTGCGCGCAGCAGTGA